From the genome of Fusarium oxysporum f. sp. lycopersici 4287 chromosome 3, whole genome shotgun sequence, one region includes:
- a CDS encoding hypothetical protein (At least one base has a quality score < 10) — protein sequence MTELGKISSQLLRLQFDQIGSLFEEDGRFVTKHSLNPAFHFQDRYSLSQIKRGPFPNDEVFYRSLLDTFLVHVQDLDMSHHCFRAPVPTEGEFDNPETYRRATDLWNDFVTIGLKLDSSENRFDYLAAGKALEGAIPSLATTNHPEVTECFGSGFAISHPDLSINNIFVDEEYNITCIIDWSFASTVPIPQLLITPGMPHPRDQPSASATASFRTSFMDHMGVTNGASSVLWSYAERIWHFIRWVNMDSLCDFQHFSALYGLIKDISVASPLKHIRNLQQRPDMEQVRMELVLEDLSPEQIKNEERKYFSAVTDGWRRYKTAKKLTDQFRQSDELVISASVWSSSEWAC from the coding sequence ATGACAGAACTCGGGAAAATATCTTCCCAGCTACTCCGCTTGCAGTTTGACCAGATCGGATCGCTTTTTGAAGAAGACGGACGTTTCGTCACAAAGCATTCACTAAATCCGGCATTTCATTTTCAAGATCGCTATTCCCTCTCGCAAATCAAACGCGGGCCGTTCCCAAATGACGAAGTCTTTTATCGCTCTTTGCTCGACACATTTCTAGTACACGTTCAGGATCTTGATATGAGCCACCACTGTTTTAGAGCTCCAGTACCAACTGAGGGGGAATTTGACAATCCCGAGACGTATCGCCGAGCGACAGACCTATGGAACGACTTTGTGACAATTGGCTTGAAGCTAGACAGCAGTGAAAACCGCTTCGACTACCTTGCTGCTGGGAAAGCTCTCGAAGGTGCTATACCAAGTTTGGCCACAACCAATCATCCTGAAGTCACTGAATGCTTCGGAAGCGGTTTTGCAATTAGCCATCCTGATCTTAGTATCAACAACATATTCGTCGACGAAGAATACAACATCACCTGCATCATTGAttggtcatttgcttccACGGTCCCTATTCCCCAGCTTCTTATAACACCCGGTATGCCCCATCCGAGAGATCAAccatcagcttcagcaacGGCATCGTTTAGGACAAGTTTCATGGACCATATGGGAGTAACAAACGGCGCCAGCTCTGTGCTCTGGTCATACGCAGAGAGGATATGGCATTTCATAAGATGGGTCAACATGGACTCACTGTGCGATTTCCAACACTTTTCTGCTTTATATGGCCTGATAAAAGATATCAGCGTTGCTTCTCCTCTGAAGCATATTCGAAATCTGCAACAGAGACCGGATATGGAGCAAGTGAGAATGGAGCTGGTATTAGAAGATTTATCACCAGAACAAATTAAGAATGAGGAGCGCAAATACTTTTCAGCCGTGACTGATGGCTGGAGAAGATACAAGACTGCAAAAAAACTCACCGATCAATTTCGGCAAAGTGACGAGCTTGTTATTAGCGCTTCAGTCTGGTCGTCTTCGGAATGGGCATGCTAG